From the Patagioenas fasciata isolate bPatFas1 chromosome Z, bPatFas1.hap1, whole genome shotgun sequence genome, one window contains:
- the PELO gene encoding protein pelota homolog, giving the protein MKLVRKDLEKDNAGQVTLIPEEPEDMWHTYNLLQVGDSLRASTIRKVQTESATGSVGSNRIRTTLTLCVEAIDFDSQACQLRVKGTNIQENEYVKMGAYHTIELEPNRQFTLAKKQWDSVVLERIEQACDPAWSADVAAVVMQEGLAHVCLVTPSMTLTRAKVEVNIPRKRKGNCSQHDRALERFYEQVVQAIQRHINFEVVKCVLVASPGFVREQFCDYMFQQAVKTDNKLLLENRSKFLQVHSSSGHKYALKEALCDPAVTSRLSDTKAAGEVKALDDFYKMLQHEPDRAFYGLKHVEKANEAMAIDTLLISDELFRHQDVATRARYVKLVDSVRENMGTVRIFSSLHVSGEQLGQLTGVAAILRFPIAELSDQEDESSSEED; this is encoded by the exons atgaagctggtgaggaaaGACCTGGAGAAGGACAATGCGGGGCAGGTGACGCTGATCCCCGAGGAGCCCGAGGACATGTGGCATACCTACAATCTGCTGCAGGTGGGTGACAGCCTGCGGGCCTCCACCATCCGGAAAGTGCAGACCGAATCGGCCACGGGCAGCGTGGGCAGCAACCGCATCCGCACTACCCTCACCCTCTGCGTGGAGGCCATCGACTTCGACTCACAGGCCTGCCAGCTGCGAGTGAAGGGCACTAACATCCAAGAGAATGAGTACGTCAAGATGGGGGCCTACCACACCATCgagctggagcccaaccggcagtTCACGCTGGCCAAGAAGCAGTGGGACAGCGTGGTGCTGGAGCGCATCGAGCAGGCCTGTGACCCGGCCTGGAGTGCCGATGTGGCAGCCGTGGTCATGCAGGAAGGGCTGGCTCACGTCTGCTTGGTCACTCCAAGCATGACGCTTACCCGTGCCAAGGTGGAGGTGAACATCCCCCGCAAGCGGAAAGGGAACTGCAGTCAGCATGACCGGGCCCTGGAGAGATTTTACGAGCAGGTGGTACAAGCCATCCAGCGGCATATCAACTTTGAGGTGGTGAAGTGTGTACTGGTGGCTAGCCCAGGCTTCGTACGGGAGCAGTTCTGTGACTACATGTTCCAGCAGGCGGTCAAGACTGACAATAAGCTTCTTCTGGAGAACAGGTCCAAGTTCCTACAG GTCCACTCGTCCTCTGGACATAAATATGCATTGAAGGAAGCCCTCTGCGACCCAGCTGTAACTAGCCGTCTCTCTGACACTAAGGCAGCTGGTGAGGTCAAAGCCTTAGATGACTTCTACAAAatgctgcagcatgagcctgaccGGGCTTTTTATGGTCTGAAGCATGTAGAGAAGGCCAATGAAGCCATGGCCATTGATACCTTGCTGATCAGCGATGAGCTTTTCCGGCACCAGGATGTGGCTACACGTGCCCGATATGTTAAGTTGGTAGATAGTGTACGGGAGAACATGGGCACAGTACGCATTTTCTCCAGCCTGCATGTGTCTGGAGAACAGCTTGGCCAACTGACAGGAGTGGCAGCCATCCTGCGCTTTCCTATTGCTGAGCTCTCTGACCAGGAAGATGAATCTAGCTCTGAAGAGGATTGA